A part of Gemmatimonas groenlandica genomic DNA contains:
- a CDS encoding pyridoxamine 5'-phosphate oxidase family protein, with translation MSEQNEQQKRIDELYDLVEGIETAMFVTQRDDGQLVSRPMATQKRNPVADLWFVTDIESNKIDELDEHPLINLSYFSTKSYEWVSVSGSATISTDRAKIRELYQPDWKMWFGELDDVRNGGPDDPRLALILVNAESVIYMKREKSKPEILFELIKGRITGERPELGSVKSVSL, from the coding sequence ATGAGCGAACAGAACGAACAGCAGAAGCGAATCGACGAACTATATGACCTGGTCGAAGGCATCGAAACCGCGATGTTCGTCACGCAGCGCGACGACGGGCAGCTGGTCTCGCGACCGATGGCCACGCAGAAGCGGAACCCGGTGGCCGACCTCTGGTTCGTGACCGATATCGAATCGAACAAGATCGACGAGCTCGACGAGCACCCGCTGATCAACCTCAGCTATTTCAGCACGAAGTCTTACGAATGGGTCTCGGTATCGGGATCCGCCACCATCTCCACCGACCGCGCCAAGATTCGCGAGCTCTACCAGCCCGACTGGAAAATGTGGTTCGGCGAGCTCGACGACGTGCGCAACGGTGGGCCCGATGATCCGCGACTGGCGCTCATTCTGGTGAACGCAGAGAGCGTGATCTACATGAAGCGGGAGAAGTCGAAGCCCGAGATTCTCTTCGAACTCATCAAGGGGAGAATCACCGGTGAACGCCCTGAGCTTGGCAGCGTGAAGTCGGTTTCGCTCTAG